In the Mycosarcoma maydis chromosome 6, whole genome shotgun sequence genome, one interval contains:
- a CDS encoding uncharacterized protein (related to Chitinase A precursor): MRANTPGVALAVAAAAFANLGSVSAVPHEQSLYNGYNGLAGPAAEFYDDSIPSRVTHSVWSALTSLFGESHKTVQLIKSAPGVKLLDSGFPTADTDSVSAPRFVLYGDQDVASQSFGAPPYWNITGFNVFNLAFWTVKFGVADNAQKFAAKSDADKKWFKSRYAGAGMKLMVSVFGATDTPQSMGKNATALGRTIASFVKKNGLDGVDVDYEEMELFAQGKSSEWLIELTRSLRNQLPSPDYIITHAPVAPWFNAQMYPNGYAYIHSQVGDLIDWYNVQFYNQQNYNTCDQLIWNAADNFPLTSLFEINKYAGVPLDKLVVGKPAWQSDADDGFMKPSVLGGCLNIAVQNGWKGGAMFWEYPHMTPHRLSVITDAAGLS; this comes from the coding sequence ATGCGAGCCAACACACCTGGCGTAGCTCTTGCCgtagctgctgctgcatttGCGAATCTTGGCTCTGTCTCGGCGGTGCCTCACGAGCAGAGCCTGTACAACGGCTACAACGGCCTCGCTGGACCTGCCGCCGAGTTCTACGATGACAGCATCCCGTCACGCGTCACGCACTCAGTGTGGTCGGCGCTCACGTCGCTGTTCGGCGAATCGCACAAGACTGTGCAGCTAATCAAGTCGGCTCCTGGCGTCAAACTGCTCGACTCGGGCTTCCCCACTGCTGACACCGACTCTGTCTCGGCACCGCGCTTCGTGCTGTACGGAGACCAAGACGTCGCTAGCCAATCGTTTGGTGCTCCGCCTTACTGGAACATCACGGGCTTCAACGTGTTCAACCTGGCTTTCTGGACAGTCAAGTTTGGAGTGGCTGACAACGCGCAGAAGTTCGCGGCCAAGAGCGATGCGGATAAAAAGTGGTTCAAGAGTCGGTACGCTGGAGCAGGGATGAAATTGATGGTTTCCGTGTTTGGTGCTACCGATACCCCGCAGAGTATGGGCAAAAACGCTACTGCGTTGGGCAGGACGATTGCGAGTTTTGTCAAGAAAAACGGTCTGGATGGAGTCGATGTCGATTACGAAGAGATGGAGCTGTTCGCTCAAGGAAAATCGAGCGAGTGGTTGATCGAGCTCACACGATCGCTGCGAAACCAACTGCCTTCGCCCGACTACATTATCACGCACGCTCCCGTAGCACCGTGGTTCAACGCTCAAATGTACCCGAACGGCTACGCATACATCCACAGCCAAGTGGGCGACCTGATCGATTGGTACAACGTCCAGTTCTACAACCAGCAGAACTACAACACTTGCGACCAACTCATTTGGAACGCCGCTGACAACTTTCCGCTCACAAGTCTGTTCGAGATCAACAAGTACGCCGGTGTCCCCCTGGACAAGTTGGTCGTCGGTAAGCCCGCGTGGCAgagcgatgcagatgatggGTTTATGAAACCGAGTGTGCTCGGCGGTTGCCTGAACATCGCCGTCCAGAACGGCTGGAAGGGCGGGGCCATGTTCTGGGAATACCCGCACATGACGCCTCACCGTCTCAGCGTCATCACGGACGCTGCCGGATTGAGCTAG
- a CDS encoding uncharacterized protein (related to Enoyl-CoA hydratase) has protein sequence MTKWEQITPHLQTTRPHDDVLVISLSNPPYNFLNRAIFDELKQVINSLDTQTTRGVVLTSHLDQVFVTHYSVQEIVDFGNKMPAWMPTPSWLIRTALQVESWSAVLGFRWLTRKTMFAGVADLNLYHEVTHLIRSKPQVFVAAINGLCYGGGCEFALACDYRVVIDTDSAIMGQLESLIGLIPGGGGTQFLSRALGTAKALELCLEGKSITPAEALELGLVNKVVAKNKLEAEAVELARHISRRSPFATQAIKDSVHTGSSLSFRQGLLREKTWFARAALVPESQQAMAKYIDHLNTAKPQTQEDFESIMLPFQQGLFHDFTPGSARRDAQAYATSKHD, from the coding sequence ATGACCAAGTGGGAACAAATCACGCCGCATCTTCAGACCACGCGTCCTCACGATGACGTTCTGGTCATCAGCCTTTCGAACCCACCGTACAACTTTCTCAACCGAGCCATCTTTGATGAACTGAAACAGGtcatcaactcgctcgacacGCAGACGACGCGCGGCGTGGTCCTGACTTCGCACCTTGATCAGGTGTTTGTGACGCACTACAGTGTGCAGGAGATCGTCGACTTCGGCAACAAGATGCCCGCTTGGATGCCGACGCCATCGTGGCTGATTCGTACTGCTCTTCAGGTGGAAAGCTGGAGCGCTGTGCTTGGCTTCAGGTGGCTCACCAGAAAGACCATGTTTGCCGGCGTCGCAGATCTGAACCTGTATCACGAGGTGACGCATTTGATTCGCAGCAAGCCGCAGGTGTTTGTTGCAGCCATCAACGGACTTTGCTATGGCGGAGGGTGCGAATTTGCGCTCGCATGTGATTACAGAGTCGTCATCGATACCGACTCGGCCATCATGGGTCAGTTGGAATCACTCATTGGGCTGATCCCTGGTGGCGGTGGAACGCAATTCCTCTCGCGAGCGCTTGGAACAGCCAAAGCACTCGAACTGTGCTTGGAAGGCAAGAGCATCACTCCCGctgaagcgctcgagctgggcTTGGTCAACAAAGTGGTCGCCAAGAACAAACTCGAGGCCGAAGCCGTCGAGTTGGCCAGGCACATCTCGCGACGCAGTCCATTTGCGACGCAAGCAATCAAAGACTCGGTCCACACGGgcagctcgctctcgttcCGACAAGGACTGCTGCGTGAAAAGACGTGGTTTGCAAGAGCCGCTTTGGTCCCCGAAAGCCAGCAAGCCATGGCCAAGTACATCGATCACCTCAACACAGCCAAGCCTCAAACACAGGAGGACTTTGAAAGTATCATGCTGCCTTTCCAACAGGGACTCTTCCACGATTTCACTCCCGGCTCCGCTCGTCGTGATGCACAAGCATACGCAACGTCCAAGCATGATTAG
- a CDS encoding mitochondrial 54S ribosomal protein uL6m (related to MRPL6 - mitochondrial ribosomal protein, large subunit): MVASIASSSTSRITRQLGGLLLSSTSSSSRIASTPRIASSTLAPPSSSLAIIRHSHVGSAPLDLPASTTIEVLPFPPHPNPSRPLLPSLRHARSVLVKGPLGEVVVPLHDCVVLSNSDASNISLSIKDASEKKQRGLWGLTRSLLFNALHGVSEGHTVSLKLVGVGYRASIEPDPLPRQSKLDIALASTKSFFLSDAAKQAEIDRAARVKQAAEKQGPNMRLHLRLGYSHPVLLPVPHGIQAQTPQPNRIVLKGADKEQLGLFASQIRSWRKPEPYKGKGIFVNDETIRLKTAKKK; this comes from the coding sequence CGGTGGGCTGCTCTTGTCTTCTacgtcttcctcttctcgcatcgcatccacTCCCCGCATCGCAAGCTCAACACTTGCCccgccatcgagctcgctGGCCATCATACGACACTCTCACGTCGGAAGTGCTCCACTCGACCTGCCAGCGTCCACGACGATCGAAGTGCTTCCATTTCCACCGCATCCAAATCCATCTCGCCCGCTCCTGCCTTCTCTGCGACATGCACGCTCCGTGCTCGTCAAGGGCCCCCTGGGAGAAGTCGTGGTTCCGTTACACGACTGCGTCGTCCTTTCGAATTCCGACGCCTCAAATATCAGCTTGAGCATCAAGGATGCCTCTGAGAAGAAGCAACGCGGACTTTGGGGCCTCAcgcgctcgctcctcttcAATGCGCTCCACGGCGTATCTGAAGGACACACGgtctcgctcaagctcgtcggtgTAGGTTACCGAGCCTCGATCGAGCCGGACCCTCTCCCTCGCCAATCGAAACTCGACATTGCACTCGCTAGCACAAAATCGTTCTTCCTCTCCGACGCAGCTAAGCAGGCCGAAATCGACCGAGCTGCACGCGTGAAGCAAGCTGCAGAAAAACAGGGTCCCAACATGCGCCTTCACCTTCGTCTGGGTTACTCGCACCCCGTGTTGCTTCCTGTACCGCATGGCATTCAGGCACAGACGCCTCAGCCAAACAGGATCGTGCTCAAGGGCGCAGATAAGGAACAGTTGGGCTTGTTCGCAAGTCAGATTAGGAGTTGGAGGAAACCTGAACCGTATAAAGGAAAGGGGATCTTTGTGAACGACGAAACAATCAGGTTGAAGACGGCTAAGAAGAAGTAA
- a CDS encoding uracil-DNA glycosylase (related to UNG1 - Uracil-DNA glycosylase), translating into MTTRTTPSKRDANTIASEVLDAIQEPTMKRVKKNGRVHEDEFDTSDQELDDEALLAATEEAESAASNYCPSSQPDPLSSQPVPATAASAEPPVATTTSSPTSTPRSSLRQTTLFPSSNGTKSLSSATTTSTTTSPLPRLEPPADISADPLWLERQTMSHDWFSLLQPEMCKPYFSQTLKSFLAAEDKSGRKTYPPRELIYSWSRLVPSPHHVRVVVVGQDPYHGPNQACGLSFSVPRGVRVPPSLKNIYKELASEYPGTFRPPDHGCLDGWARQGVLMLNACLTVSAGAANSHNGKGWEGLTKHVLKKIADEAGASSAANTANANAAANSKIASMFAKVQNKSLSKPVDKCESTESAQAVTNRDSESKVKSKGVVFLIWGAPAAKTLAEAGVTEKNANILILKSPHPSPLSAHRGFLGNGHFKKANEWLKQRYGEQGMIDWTKL; encoded by the coding sequence ATGACCACTCGAACTACACCTTCCAAGCGCGACGCTAACACAATCGCCTCAGAAGTTCTTGATGCGATACAGGAACCGACGATGAAGCGGGTCAAGAAAAATGGTCGCGTTCACGAAGATGAATTCGACACTTCCGACCAGGAGTTGGACGATGAAGCCCTCTTAGCTGCTACagaagaagccgagtcGGCTGCTTCCAATTACTGCCCATCCTCTCAACCGGATCCGTTGTCGTCGCAGCCGGTTCCTGCCACTGCAGCTTCTGCTGAGCCTCCTGTCGCTACTACCACCTCCTCGCCCACCTCAACCCCGCGCTCATCTTTACGCCAAACTACGCTCTTTCCATCGAGCAATGGTACCAAATCACTTTCTTCAGCTACCACCACTAGCACCACCACTTCTCCACTGCCCAGACTTGAGCCACCAGCAGACATCTCGGCGGATCCACTCTGGCTCGAACGTCAGACCATGTCTCACGATTGGTTCTCGCTTCTCCAACCCGAGATGTGCAAGCCGTACTTCTCACAAACACTCAAATCCTTCCTCGCAGCTGAAGACAAGTCTGGTCGCAAAACCTATCCTCCGCGTGAGCTCATCTACTCGTGGTCCCGACTGGTCCCTTCTCCGCATCATGTTCgggtcgtcgtcgtcggccaAGACCCGTACCATGGACCCAACCAAGCGTGCGGTCTGTCCTTTAGCGTCCCCAGAGGTGTGAGAGTGCCTCCTTCGCTCAAGAACATCTACAAGGAGCTGGCTAGCGAGTATCCTGGAACCTTTCGACCGCCTGATCACGGATGTTTGGACGGATGGGCAAGGCAGGGCGTGTTGATGTTGAATGCCTGTCTCACAGTCTCGGCGGGCGCAGCGAACAGTCACAATGGCAAAGGATGGGAGGGGCTCACCAAGCACGTGTTGAAGAAGATTGCCGACGAAGCGGGCGCATCGAGCGCCGCAAACAcagccaacgccaacgcagCGGCCAACTCCAAGATCGCCAGTATGTTTGCCAAAGTACAGAACAAGTCACTATCGAAACCCGTGGACAAGTGTGAGTCCACCGAATCCGCGCAAGCGGTGACAAATCGAGATTCCGAGAGTAAAGTCAAGAGCAAAGGCGTCGTGTTTCTGATTTGGGGCGCTCCCGCCGCAAAGACGCTAGCAGAAGCCGGCGTCACAGAGAAGAATGCGAACATTTTGATCCTCAAATCGCCCCATCCATCGCCCTTGTCGGCACATCGGGGTTTCTTGGGCAATGGTCATTTCAAGAAGGCCAACGAGTGGTTGAAACAGCGGTATGGAGAGCAGGGTATGATTGATTGGACTAAGCTTTGA
- a CDS encoding DNA polymerase epsilon noncatalytic subunit (related to DNA polymerase epsilon subunit B) — protein MANTPVVPPPELRRTILRVFTTKHSLQLHSSAIAFITSTLADHGLLQQPLEWEEAIEALAQGIVDGQTNADSNAGSHSKALASTGKDGPDDQEGSSDLVTAAALETVYSRLVVADSAAHATQAAVRDTANGVHRHAHELTDGELPDPHRYFGVHSAFTQPKLTFDPIRKVFEPTTLSATLLPTASTRSTFARQRYHILKGVILRNENFCPPLAIATASSSKNLADGFMKLTSTKNLLGRQGQRFLLFGMLSTSSDGRYELEDADGTVGLDLHDAIPGEGIFTEGSLILVEGEYTVEERIHVFALGHPPSETRAQARSMHAHTDFLGPPQTPILEPAGAPSRVAARAPWRGAISVKEEAAFQVHEANHSDLCFVIFSDLHLDHPKTMAAFATVLQGYVDADFIPFALMLCGNFASQQYSSADTVDRYKAGFASLAETLSRFPAIVRSSHIILVPGPQDPFASSLVPRPPLPQGLVEPLVSKLKTMHATIHLASNPCRISYFSQQIVVYRDDMMTRMLRNTVRIKDQAQEQEREQREREERDLKKFLVSTVLDQAHLVPLAQRIRPVLWDHDHALSLYPMPTALVLADAYDRYELTYEGCHVVNPGSFRSGNAFTWSTYYPATRRTEPSELPLV, from the exons ATGGCAAACACACCAGTGGTTCCACCGCCAGAACTGCGCAGAACCATCCTGCGCGTGTTTACCACCAAGCACTCGCTACAGCTCCATTCATCAGCCATCGCCTTCATCACTTCGACGCTCGCGGATCATGGACTGCTGCAACAGCCACTAGAGTGGGAGGAGGCAATCGAAGCGCTTGCACAGGGTATCGTTGATGGCCAAACCAATGCTGATTCCAATGCTGGATCTCACTCCAAAGCGCTAGCTTCCACTGGCAAGGATGGTCCTGATGACCAAGAGGGTTCGTCCGATCTGGtaacagcagcagcgctggaaACGGTCTACTCGAGGCTGGTTGTAGCTGATTCTGCCGCGCATGCGACTCAGGCTGCAGTGCGAGATACAGCAAATGGCGTCCATCGACACGCACACGAGTTGACGGACGGAGAACTTCCAGATCCACATCGGTACTTTGGTGTACATTCGGCCTTTACCCAGCCCAAACTCACTTTTGATCCGATCCGTAAAGTGTTTGAGCCAACAACCCTTTCCGCGACGCTTCTGCCTACTGCATCGACACGATCGACGTTCGCGCGTCAGCGTTACCATATCCTCAAAGGCGTGATTTTGAGAAACGAAAACTTTTGCCCTccgctcgccatcgccaccgCATCATCATCTAAAAACCTCGCCGATGGGTTCATGAAGCTCACCTCGACAAAGAACTTGCTCGGACGACAAGGACAACGATTTTTGCTCTTCGGAATGCTCAGCACTTCATCTGATGGACGGTATGAACTCGAAGATGCTGATGGAACTGTCGGCTTGGATCTGCACGACGCGATTCCGGGCGAAGGCATTTTCACCGAAGGAAGCTTGATCCTCGTCGAAGGCGAGTACACAGTGGAAGAGCGTATCCACGTGTTTGCTCTTGGTCACCCGCCGAGCGAAACGCGTGCACAGGCGAGATCGATGCACGCACATACGGATTTCTTGGGACCACCGCAGACTCCGATTCTTGAGCCAGCCGGCGCACCGAGCCGTGTAGCTGCAAGAGCTCCCTGGAGAGGCGCGATCTCGGTCAAGGAAGAGGCGGCATTTCAAGTTCACGAAGCAAATCACTCGGATCTGTGCTTTGTGATCTTTTCAGATCTGCATCTGGATCATCCCAAGACCATGGCGGCGTTCGCTACAGTTCTTCAGGGGTACGTGGATGCGGATTTTATCCCATTCGCTTTGATGCTGTGTGGCAACTTTGCAAGTCAACAGTATTCGTCAGCCGATACGGTGGATAGGTACAAAGCTGGATTTGCATCGCTCGCTGAAACGCTCTCCAGATTCCCAGCCATAGTTCGCAGCAGCCATATCATTCTAGTTCCAGGACCGCAAGATCCGTTCGCGTCATCGCTCGTTCCACGTCCTCCGCTGCCTCAGGGTTTGGTCGAGCCGTTGGTGTCAAAACTAAAAACGATGCATGCGACGATCCATTTGGCGTCGAATCCGTGTCGGATTTCCTATTTTTCACAACAGATTGTGGTGTATCGCGACGATATGATGACCAGGATGCTGAGGAACACGGTGCGCATCAAAgaccaagcgcaagaacaGGAGCGCGAGCAGAGGGAAAGGGAAGAGAGGGATTTGAAAAAGTTTTTGGTCTCGACCGTTTTGGACCAGGCGCATCTGGTGCCGTTGGCGCAGAGGATCCGCCCGGTGCTGTGGGATCACGACCATGCTTTGAGCCTATATCCCATGCCCACTGCG TTGGTACTGGCAGACGCATACGATCGGTACGAGTTGACTTACGAAGGGTGTCACGTGGTCAATCCGGGCTCTTTCCGTTCCGGCAATGCTTTCACTTGGTCGACTTACTATCCTGCCACACGCCGAACCGAGCCAAG CGAGCTGCCACTCGTCTGA
- a CDS encoding putative aldehyde dehydrogenase: MAIPETLQIASPSGKTLTVPTGLFINNKFVPSVDGETLETINPATGKSLGFVSAATASDVDIAVSSARTAFNTTWGRNSSPTQRASILFKLADLLEQHAVELSELESLDNGKPRWIAETMDIADTAGCFRYYAGLADKIEGKTIEQKEGEKLAFTKLEPLGVCGQIIPWNYPIGMLGWKVAPALAAGNCIVLKPAEQTPLSALRIAQLSVEAGLPEGVFNVVNGLGPIVGDAITGHMDVDKVAFTGSTAIGKRVMERAARSNLKKVTLELGGKSPVVVFDDADLDQAVNWAALGILFNQGQDCTAGSRLFVQEGIYDKFLPKLVAAFRAHTIGDPFSNSTFQGPQITQRHQQRILDYIESGKQQGATVEVGGGAWTDGQGEFANGFYVQPTIFSGCKKGMKIVDEEIFGPVLAVAKFKTEQEAVQLANDTSYGLGAGVFSSNASTCMRVASAIQAGTVWVNNYVVVSNAVPFGGFKTSGIGRELGVDAIKEYTQVKSIHWNYGESLEWPLTG, translated from the coding sequence ATGGCCATTCCGGAAACGCTTCAAATTGCCTCGCCTTCGGGCAAGACGCTGACGGTGCCCACGGGGCTGTTCATCAACAACAAATTTGTGCCTTCtgtcgatggcgagacGCTGGAAACCATCAACCCAGCCACCGGTAAATCGCTCGGTTTCGTCTCTGCGGCTACTGCTTCTGACGTCGACATTGCCGTCTCTTCCGCCCGCACCGCCTTCAACACTACCTGGGGTCGCAACTCGTCGCCCACGCAACGTGCTTCGATTCTCTTCAAACTCGCCGATCTTCTCGAGCAACACGCTGTCGAGCTCTCGGAGCTTGAATCGCTCGACAACGGAAAGCCACGATGGATCGCCGAGACCATGGATATCGCCGATACCGCGGGCTGCTTCCGTTATTACGCTGGTCTCGCTGATAAGATCGAAggcaagacgatcgagcagaAGGAGGGAGAAAAACTGGCTTTCACCAAGTTGGAACCGTTGGGAGTGTGTGGTCAGATCATCCCCTGGAACTACCCCATCGGTATGTTGGGCTGGAAGGTGGCTCCGGCACTTGCTGCGGGCAACTGTATCGTGCTGAAACCGGCCGAACAGACGCCGCTTTCCGCGCTCAGAATTGCGCAGCTCAGTGTAGAGGCGGGCTTGCCAGAGGGTGTATTCAACGTTGTTAATGGTCTTGGACCGATTGTAGGAGACGCCATCACAGGTCACATGGATGTCGACAAGGTCGCGTTTACCGGTTCTACCGCGATCGGCAAGCGCGTCATGGAGCGAGCTGCACGATCCAACCTGAAGAAAGTGACGTTGGAGTTGGGTGGTAAATCGCCCGTTGTTGTATttgacgatgccgatctcgaccaGGCTGTCAACTGGGCAGCGCTCGGAATCCTCTTCAACCAGGGACAGGATTGCACTGCCGGCTCGCGTCTCTTTGTGCAAGAGGGCATTTATGACAAGTTCTTGCCTAAACTGGTCGCTGCCTTCCGCGCGCACACCATCGGCGATCCCTTCTCCAACTCGACTTTCCAAGGCCCTCAAATTACACAACGACACCAGCAGCGTATTCTCGACTATATCGAGTCTGGAAAACAGCAAGGCGCGACTGTCGAAGTCGGCGGTGGTGCCTGGACTGACGGCCAGGGCGAGTTCGCAAACGGATTTTACGTCCAACCTACGATCTTCTCCGGTTGCAAGAAGGGCATGAAGATTGTCGATGAGGAAATTTTCGGTCCGGTACTGGCAGTGGCCAAGTTCAAGaccgagcaagaggcggTGCAGTTGGCCAACGATACATCGTACGGTTTGGGCGCCGGCGTGTTCAGTAGCAACGCGAGTACGTGCATGCGCGTCGCTAGTGCCATTCAGGCAGGCACAGTGTGGGTCAACAATTATGTGGTCGTCAGCAACGCCGTTCCGTTTGGCGGCTTCAAGACGAGCGGTATCGGAAGGGAGTTGGGTGTGGATGCCATCAAGGAGTACACCCAGGTCAAGAGCATCCACTGGAACTACGGCGAGTCGCTGGAATGGCCACTCACGGGCTAG